A genomic region of Desulfosarcina ovata subsp. ovata contains the following coding sequences:
- a CDS encoding transposase, whose product MPRLARLDAPGILHHVIIRGIERKNIFRDTTDKQNLVDRLDQLVPQTQTRCYAWVLLSNHAHFLFRSGPDGLVSLMQRLLTGYAVSFNRRHKRHGQLFQNRYKSIICQEDAYLLELVRYIHLNPLRAGMVEDFRALTDYPFSGHRLLVGVDDCSWQDGAYVLGCFGKKVAKARKAYLDYIQAGVAMGRRPELVGGGLVRSLGGWSEVKKMRLKGMDRIKGDERILGDSDFVLSVLSQAKERFERRYELKRHGYDINRVAERVAELFGIDKEEIFQKGRPKKRADARGLFCYWCASELCLSQTELARALDMTVSGIGYAVRRGEAIAACEGYVLIDSII is encoded by the coding sequence ATGCCACGGTTAGCCCGATTAGACGCTCCCGGGATTTTGCATCACGTGATCATCCGGGGGATCGAAAGAAAAAACATTTTCCGGGATACAACCGACAAGCAGAATCTTGTCGATCGGCTTGATCAGTTGGTTCCGCAGACGCAAACCAGATGTTATGCTTGGGTTTTGCTAAGTAACCACGCCCATTTTTTATTTCGCTCAGGCCCTGACGGGCTCGTAAGCTTGATGCAGCGGCTGCTCACCGGATATGCGGTAAGTTTCAACCGCCGACATAAACGCCACGGCCAGTTGTTTCAGAACCGGTACAAATCCATTATTTGTCAGGAAGACGCCTATCTTTTGGAACTGGTGCGCTATATTCATCTCAATCCATTGCGTGCTGGCATGGTTGAGGACTTCAGGGCGTTGACAGATTATCCATTCAGCGGCCACCGATTATTGGTGGGAGTCGATGATTGTAGCTGGCAGGACGGCGCTTATGTTCTTGGCTGTTTTGGAAAAAAAGTGGCGAAGGCGCGCAAGGCTTACCTTGACTATATCCAAGCCGGAGTTGCTATGGGACGTCGTCCTGAATTGGTCGGGGGAGGATTGGTTCGCAGCCTGGGCGGATGGTCGGAAGTTAAAAAGATGCGACTGAAAGGAATGGACCGTATAAAAGGCGATGAACGCATTCTTGGTGATTCGGATTTTGTATTGTCGGTTTTGTCCCAAGCCAAAGAACGGTTTGAACGGCGCTATGAACTCAAACGGCATGGCTACGATATAAACCGTGTTGCCGAAAGGGTCGCCGAGCTATTTGGGATCGATAAGGAAGAGATATTCCAAAAGGGCCGCCCCAAAAAACGCGCGGATGCCCGGGGTCTATTTTGCTACTGGTGTGCAAGCGAGCTGTGCCTTTCCCAAACCGAGCTTGCCCGGGCACTTGATATGACGGTGTCGGGCATCGGCTATGCCGTTAGAAGAGGCGAAGCCATAGCCGCATGCGAAGGATACGTGCTGATTGATTCAATTATTTAG
- the ltrA gene encoding group II intron reverse transcriptase/maturase: MNIKPQQMEMFVASRLAESLGGREQLLELILERRNVLRAMNQVVANKGAPGVDGMKTNHLKGYLKRHWPKIKQDLLNGDYRPLPVRRKEIDKPDGGVRLLGIPTVLDRLIQQTIAQVLEQIWDPTFSEYSYGFRPGRSAHDAVLQAKGYLLDGYTHVVDMDLSKFFDRVNHDRLLSRLATRVRDKRVLKLIRRYLTAGTMIGGLVSPSIEGTPQGGPLSPLLSNIVLDELDKELEKRGHQFVRYADDFRIYCKSRKAAERVNKSITKFITAKLKLKVNEEKSAVSRPWLRKFLGFTFISMCGQTKIRIHRKTISRFKERVRELTNRNQGRSLSQIIKDLNQYLIGWWNYYRLTEARHLFKSLNGWIIRRLRCVVWKQWKNPRTKVRNLKKLGIAHKDAMLCGNARKKYWRMSKVKWVIFALPNRYFFERGLFLPAQ, from the coding sequence ATGAACATAAAGCCACAGCAGATGGAAATGTTTGTAGCGTCGCGGCTTGCCGAAAGTCTGGGAGGCAGAGAGCAGTTGTTGGAGTTGATTCTCGAACGACGTAATGTGCTCAGAGCAATGAACCAGGTCGTTGCCAATAAAGGCGCCCCGGGTGTGGACGGCATGAAAACCAACCACTTGAAAGGGTACCTGAAAAGGCACTGGCCGAAGATCAAGCAGGACCTGCTAAATGGGGATTATCGTCCCTTACCGGTCAGAAGGAAGGAGATCGACAAACCGGATGGCGGTGTCCGCCTGCTTGGTATCCCCACGGTATTGGACCGCCTTATCCAACAGACGATAGCTCAGGTATTGGAGCAGATCTGGGACCCGACCTTTTCTGAGTACAGCTACGGATTCAGACCAGGACGATCAGCCCATGACGCTGTCCTACAAGCCAAAGGCTATCTGCTGGACGGGTACACCCACGTGGTTGACATGGATTTGTCCAAGTTTTTTGACCGAGTTAACCACGACCGGCTTTTAAGCCGGCTGGCCACCAGGGTCCGGGACAAACGGGTCTTGAAATTGATCCGCCGGTACCTTACGGCCGGAACGATGATCGGGGGGCTTGTCAGTCCCAGCATAGAAGGAACGCCCCAGGGTGGTCCTCTGTCGCCGTTGCTCTCCAACATCGTACTCGATGAACTGGATAAGGAATTGGAGAAGCGGGGTCACCAATTCGTCAGGTATGCTGACGACTTCAGGATCTACTGCAAAAGCCGGAAAGCCGCCGAGCGTGTGAACAAGAGCATCACGAAGTTCATCACCGCGAAGCTCAAGCTCAAGGTGAACGAGGAGAAAAGCGCAGTGAGCCGACCATGGCTCCGCAAATTCCTGGGATTTACCTTTATCAGTATGTGTGGACAGACCAAGATCCGGATCCACCGGAAAACAATTTCACGTTTCAAGGAGCGAGTCCGGGAACTGACGAACCGTAATCAAGGGAGAAGTCTGAGCCAGATTATCAAAGATCTGAATCAGTACCTGATTGGCTGGTGGAACTATTATCGCCTGACAGAAGCCAGGCACCTGTTCAAGTCACTCAATGGCTGGATCATCCGCCGGCTGCGGTGCGTTGTCTGGAAACAATGGAAAAACCCCAGGACCAAGGTCCGAAACCTCAAAAAGCTTGGCATTGCGCATAAGGACGCCATGCTTTGCGGTAACGCCCGCAAAAAGTACTGGCGCATGAGCAAGGTCAAGTGGGTGATATTTGCTCTACCAAACCGTTACTTCTTCGAACGAGGACTATTCCTGCCTGCTCAATAA
- a CDS encoding TIR domain-containing protein, giving the protein MAYRNGNYSAFYVSEPFTEGGLGAHATKDFVSYSMLRAWKGGDSAFPFNDSHNKNYNVRDGSDWEKTLKPRIRERLSKSKNIVLFLSSVTKSSKAIREEIDYGINTLGLPVIVVYPEYKEKSDIINCQSKTIKKQIKDLWDKLPKFRDSMDSVPTLHIPNKKALIKKALENEGFMVNTKKEADEYFYPC; this is encoded by the coding sequence ATGGCATATCGCAACGGAAACTATTCAGCGTTTTACGTCAGCGAACCTTTTACTGAAGGAGGTTTGGGTGCTCATGCAACGAAAGACTTCGTAAGCTATAGCATGTTAAGAGCTTGGAAAGGTGGCGACTCTGCGTTCCCATTTAATGATTCTCACAACAAAAACTATAATGTTAGAGATGGCAGTGATTGGGAAAAAACGTTAAAGCCAAGAATTAGAGAGCGGCTAAGCAAATCCAAAAACATAGTACTGTTCTTAAGTTCAGTAACGAAGAGCTCTAAGGCAATTCGTGAAGAGATTGACTACGGCATTAATACATTGGGCTTGCCGGTTATAGTTGTATACCCAGAGTATAAAGAAAAATCAGACATCATTAACTGTCAATCGAAAACGATCAAGAAGCAGATAAAAGACCTTTGGGATAAATTGCCCAAATTCCGAGATTCAATGGATTCAGTTCCAACGCTCCATATTCCCAACAAAAAAGCGTTAATCAAAAAAGCGCTTGAAAATGAAGGTTTTATGGTAAATACAAAGAAAGAGGCTGATGAGTACTTTTATCCTTGTTAA
- a CDS encoding macro domain-containing protein, with protein sequence MAKVNFLDKRIFRQFLEVVSVISVVASLTFIFVEIPKECKLAVGGIFLILLLFVYVALWVRSNNLQQIHTKIEGSDVTIKKGDIFEQPDFKVIAFNEYLDTQVDDKIISSNSLNGIFINSHLDTSVVDLDRHIENYPFEDEDVVGENPERKSGKKTRFEIGSICVYGEYLLTAFSKFDDKNRARLTMPEYLSFLINFWDRVNRVYAQKSVSVPIFGSGITRIKEHKNISDEDLLKIMLWTFRISEMRFKYPAKLTIIIHPDKMDTINLLDIKSSNNGL encoded by the coding sequence TTGGCAAAGGTAAATTTTCTGGATAAGAGAATTTTCAGGCAATTTCTTGAAGTTGTCTCTGTAATAAGTGTAGTGGCATCGCTTACATTTATATTTGTTGAGATACCCAAAGAGTGCAAGCTCGCGGTGGGCGGCATATTTCTAATATTACTTTTATTCGTTTATGTGGCTCTGTGGGTCAGATCTAACAACTTGCAGCAGATTCACACTAAAATCGAGGGAAGTGATGTCACGATAAAAAAAGGGGATATATTTGAGCAACCTGATTTTAAAGTCATAGCATTTAATGAATATTTAGATACGCAAGTGGATGACAAAATTATATCTAGCAACTCACTGAACGGCATATTCATTAATAGCCATCTTGACACCTCGGTTGTTGATCTTGATCGTCATATCGAAAACTATCCTTTCGAAGATGAAGATGTTGTTGGCGAAAATCCGGAGAGAAAGAGCGGGAAAAAGACTCGTTTCGAAATTGGCTCCATTTGTGTATATGGTGAGTATCTTTTAACAGCTTTTTCGAAATTTGATGATAAAAACCGAGCTCGGTTAACGATGCCGGAATATCTCAGCTTTCTTATTAACTTCTGGGACAGGGTAAATAGAGTCTACGCACAAAAAAGCGTTTCGGTACCGATTTTTGGATCAGGAATAACGCGGATTAAAGAACACAAAAATATCAGTGATGAAGACTTGCTTAAGATCATGCTTTGGACATTCAGGATTAGTGAGATGCGATTCAAGTATCCAGCAAAGCTAACTATTATTATTCATCCAGATAAAATGGATACTATTAATTTACTCGATATTAAATCGTCCAACAATGGGCTTTAA
- a CDS encoding integron integrase, whose amino-acid sequence MKAIPNHLQASYDAYLTAKGIPKQHHFNYRKWLRYYLDFCSKYGHIHSNPQSLIQFGNKLKEKKQTAWQIRQASDAIAIYYEIQEQKQGPQYKFHQVNEKTTQFTIKKETPKAQNADWTNVFKGLTSEIKLRHYSPKTLASYSGWARKLQSFVKSKDPKLLSSQDVKKFLTHLAVERNVSASSQNQAFNALLFLYRHVLKTEFGELKNIPRAKRKPYIPAVLSREEVDAVIGMLHEPFDLVAKLLYGCGLRLSECLRLRVQDINFESGVLTIHDGKGKKDRSVPLPKTIISELKIQLEKIVELHQKDLDIGYGGTFLVGRLDKKYKNAAKELVWQWFFPAKNLTLVPDEGQYRRYHLHPTHVQKAIRTAVRTAKIPKRASAHTFRHSYASHLLLANYDIRTIQKLLGHSDVRTTMIYTHTIESRTIKDAASPLDF is encoded by the coding sequence ATGAAAGCTATTCCAAACCACCTACAAGCATCCTATGATGCGTATTTGACCGCAAAAGGCATTCCTAAGCAGCACCATTTCAATTATAGAAAGTGGTTGCGTTATTATCTGGACTTTTGCTCAAAATATGGACACATTCATTCCAACCCGCAAAGCCTGATTCAATTTGGCAATAAGCTGAAGGAAAAGAAACAGACAGCCTGGCAAATCAGGCAGGCGTCAGATGCAATTGCAATTTATTACGAAATTCAGGAACAAAAACAGGGGCCTCAATATAAATTTCACCAAGTAAACGAAAAAACAACCCAATTTACAATAAAAAAAGAAACCCCCAAAGCTCAAAACGCCGATTGGACGAACGTCTTCAAAGGTTTGACATCGGAAATAAAGCTAAGGCACTACTCACCAAAAACGTTGGCCTCTTATAGCGGTTGGGCGCGAAAACTGCAAAGCTTTGTGAAGAGCAAAGATCCTAAACTGCTGTCATCCCAGGATGTTAAAAAATTTTTAACCCATCTGGCAGTGGAACGAAATGTATCCGCGTCCAGCCAAAACCAAGCTTTCAATGCACTTCTGTTTCTTTATCGGCACGTTCTTAAAACCGAATTCGGTGAATTAAAAAATATTCCCAGGGCCAAACGGAAACCCTATATACCTGCCGTATTATCTCGCGAAGAGGTTGACGCGGTTATTGGAATGCTCCATGAACCGTTCGATTTAGTTGCCAAGCTGCTCTATGGATGCGGGCTTCGTTTATCTGAATGCCTGCGGCTACGTGTCCAGGACATCAACTTTGAAAGTGGCGTTCTGACCATCCACGACGGAAAGGGGAAAAAGGATCGTTCTGTTCCTCTTCCGAAGACGATCATTTCGGAACTAAAAATCCAGCTGGAAAAAATCGTCGAGTTACACCAAAAGGACCTGGATATCGGATATGGCGGAACATTTCTTGTGGGAAGACTGGATAAGAAATACAAAAATGCAGCTAAAGAATTGGTGTGGCAGTGGTTTTTCCCAGCGAAAAACTTGACGCTTGTTCCCGATGAAGGCCAATACAGACGATACCACCTGCACCCTACCCACGTTCAAAAAGCCATAAGAACCGCCGTAAGAACGGCGAAAATTCCCAAGCGCGCATCGGCACACACGTTTCGTCACAGCTATGCAAGCCATTTGCTATTGGCCAACTATGACATCCGTACCATTCAGAAACTCCTTGGCCACAGCGATGTGCGCACAACCATGATTTACACCCACACAATAGAAAGCCGTACCATTAAAGACGCCGCCAGTCCGCTTGATTTTTAA